CGCGGCGTCGAGCTACCTGCTCGACCAGGCCGAGATCGGCATGATGTGCGCGCTCGGCACGGGCGGCGAGATGGTCTACCGGCTCGCCGAGCGCTACGCGCCCCCCGAGGTCCGCGCGATGCTCGACGAGATCGCCGGCCCGGGCGGCCTGATGGGTGAGACCGCGCAGTCGTTCACCGAACGCAGCGGTGGATCCGACCTCGGCGCGATCGAGACGACCGCAACCCCCGTCGGCGACGTGTGGGCGCTCAACGGCGTCAAGTGGTTCGTCTCCAACGCCAACGGCGGGGCGTGGGTCGTCATGGCGCGGCCCGAGGGTGCGCCAGACGGCGTGCGCGGGGTCGCGTCGTTCCTCGTGCTGCGGCAGCGTCGCGACGGCACGCCCAACGGCGTCCACATCCGCCGGCTGAAGGACAAGCTCGGCACGAGGGCGGTGCCGTCGGCGGAGGTCGAGTTCGCCGACGCCGAGGCGTTCCTGCTCGCCGACCCGCCCGGCGCGGGCCAGGCCAACGTCGGCGACGGCCGCGCGGTCTCGCGGCTCATGCAGCTCACCAACGCCGCCCGGCTCGGCATCGCGATGATGGGTCTCGGCTGCGCCCGCCGGGCTCTGGTCGAGTCGCTCTGCTACGCCCGGGCCCGCGAGGCGTTCGGCCGCCCGCTGACCGACCAGCCGCTCATGCGCCGCACCCTCGCCGACCTCCTCGTCGATGTCGAGGGCGCGCAGGCGCTGGTCTTCGACGCGCACGCCCGGCCGCTGCGGATGACCGCGCCGCTGGCCAAGCTGCGCGCGGCCCGGCTCGGCATCACCGCCGCCAGCACGGCGATCGAGGTACACGGTGGCAACGGCTACTGCGAGACGTGGCCGGTTGCCCGCATCCTGCGCGACGCCCAGGTCAACACGATCTGGGAGGGCGGCGACAACATCCTCTGCCTCGACGTACGCCGCGCCATGGAGCGCGAGCAGGCCCACAAGCCGTTCCTCGAC
This portion of the Mycobacteriales bacterium genome encodes:
- a CDS encoding acyl-CoA dehydrogenase family protein; this encodes MTTYDAPPSHQATDRSQRYDTDRYAGAIGLNWYTSDPTLRFILAQHMSSDDLAWAEPKLSAYGAVCGDLIARNADETDRHPPRLERYDRWGHDVSEVVLPATFEANRDAVIAHSFSGNAVRAEAVAAGIDLTLPGAASSYLLDQAEIGMMCALGTGGEMVYRLAERYAPPEVRAMLDEIAGPGGLMGETAQSFTERSGGSDLGAIETTATPVGDVWALNGVKWFVSNANGGAWVVMARPEGAPDGVRGVASFLVLRQRRDGTPNGVHIRRLKDKLGTRAVPSAEVEFADAEAFLLADPPGAGQANVGDGRAVSRLMQLTNAARLGIAMMGLGCARRALVESLCYARAREAFGRPLTDQPLMRRTLADLLVDVEGAQALVFDAHARPLRMTAPLAKLRAARLGITAASTAIEVHGGNGYCETWPVARILRDAQVNTIWEGGDNILCLDVRRAMEREQAHKPFLDNLRDAIAAGPADDPTTGLVEQRLADLERALDGLSRLDPDVGEARLSPLAHLMCDVYTGALLVEQAGHERRTTGTDRKALVARLWCDRHLAPRDAVSEIIDPRNDLARFDELVDGAFVDDRG